In one window of Dermochelys coriacea isolate rDerCor1 chromosome 3, rDerCor1.pri.v4, whole genome shotgun sequence DNA:
- the FLVCR1 gene encoding feline leukemia virus subgroup C receptor-related protein 1 isoform X1, producing the protein MGGAGRGRAARARAAEAGSLHAAPLSPPSEQGGGGGGGAARAVQRAREAGAAMAGDGAEEEDEAGEIPPQPNGLLPGKEAKRGSPLAGADAGALPEAQAMLLSPDSGVARAAIRLSWRRLLVLAVFSLYSLVNAFQWIQYSILSSVFVHFYGASYNRVNWLSMVYMAAYVPLILPATWLLDTRGLRLTALLGAGLNCLGAWLKCASVRPDLYPLTLLGQTVCAVAQVFILGLPSRIAAVWFGPKEVSTACAVAVLGNQLGTAIGFLLPPILVPNTVDDTALMGHNISIMFYGTAAVSTLLFLVTLVVFDEKPKFPPSQAQAVLQDIPPEDYSYKQSIINLFRNIPFVLLLISYGMMTGAFYSVSTLLNQMIVTYYVGEEVNAGRIGLTLVVAGMVGSIICGLWLDYTKTYRQTTLIVYILSFVGMIIFTFTLDIGHLVIVFVTGGVLGFFMTGYLPLGFEFAVEITYPESEGTSSGLLNASAQIFGIFFTLVQGKLITNYGPLAGNLFLCTWMLIGIILTALIKSDLRRQIQNSGILNTDVKAVPVESPTECEKYQSESAM; encoded by the exons AtggggggagcggggcggggccgcGCCGCGCGTGCGCGCGCGGCCGAAGCAGGGAGTCTCCACGCCGCGCCTCTGTCGCCTCCTTCCGAgcaaggcggcggcggcggcggcggggctgcgCGAGCGGTGCAGCGGGCGCGAGAAGCTGGCGCGGCCATGGCCGGGGACGGGGCGGAGGAGGAAGATGAGGCGGGGGAAATTCCCCCGCAGCCCAACGGGCTCCTCCCGGGGAAGGAGGCCAAGCGCGGCAGCCCCTTGGCCGGGGCGGATGCTGGGGCGCTCCCGGAGGCGCAGGCCATGCTGCTTTCCCCGGACTCGGGCGTGGCGCGGGCGGCCATTCGGCTCTCCTGGCGCAGGCTGCTCGTGCTGGCCGTGTTCAGCCTCTACTCGCTGGTGAACGCCTTCCAGTGGATCCAGTACAGCATCCTGAGCAGCGTCTTCGTGCACTTCTACGGCGCCTCCTACAACCGCGTGAACTGGCTCTCCATGGTCTACATGGCGGCCTACGTGCCGCTCATCCTGCCGGCCACCTGGCTGCTGGACACCCGCGGCCTGCGCCTCACCGCCCTGCTGGGCGCCGGCCTCAACTGCTTGGGCGCCTGGCTGAAGTGTGCCAGCGTCCGGCCGGACCTCTACCCGCTCACCCTGCTGGGCCAGACCGTGTGCGCGGTGGCCCAGGTCTTCATCCTGGGGCTGCCCTCCCGCATCGCCGCTGTCTGGTTTGGGCCCAAGGAGGTGTCCACTGCCTGCGCCGTGGCCGTGCTGGGCAACCAG cTTGGCACGGCAATTGGCTTCTTGTTACCACCAATTCTGGTTCCAAACACAGTTGATGATACTGCTTTAATGGGGCATAATATCAGCATCATGTTCTATGGAACAGCAGCAGTATCCACACTTTTATTCTTAGTAACATTAGTTG TGTTTGATGAAAAGCCTAAATTTCCTCCAAGCCAGGCTCAAGCAGTTCTCCAGGACATTCCTCCTGAAGATTACTCTTATAAACAATCAATAATTAACCTGTTCAGAAATATTCCTTTTGTGCTTTTGCTGATCAGTTATG GTATGATGACTGGGGCATTTTATTCTGTCTCCACATTATTGAACCAAATGATAGTAACATATTATGTG GGAGAAGAAGTGAATGCTGGGAGGATTGGCTTGACACTGGTGGTAGCAGGAATGGTGGGTTCCATTATTTGTGGTTTGTGGCTGGATTACACCAAAACATACAG ACAGACTACTTTAATTGTTTACATTCTCTCATTTGTTGGAATGATCATATTTACTTTCACCCTGGACATTGGACACCTTGTAATAGTGTTTGTGACTGGAGGAGTGCTTGG cttctTCATGACGGGTTATCTCCCACTTGGCTTTGAGTTTGCTGTGGAAATTACATACCCAGAGTCTGAAGGCACTTCATCAGGACTCCTTAATGCTTCAGCACAG ATATTTGGGATTTTCTTTACGCTGGTTCAAGGAAAGCTCATAACAAATTATGGCCCTCTTGCAGGAAACCTTTTCCTCTGTACTTGGATGTTAATAGGCATTATTTTAACAG ccTTAATCAAATCAGATTTGCGGAGACAGATTCAAAATTCTGGGATTTTGAACACAGACGTTAAAGCT GTACCAGTTGAGAGTCCTACAGAATGTGAAAAATACCAGTCAGAATCAGCCATGTGA
- the FLVCR1 gene encoding feline leukemia virus subgroup C receptor-related protein 1 isoform X2, with protein MGGAGRGRAARARAAEAGSLHAAPLSPPSEQGGGGGGGAARAVQRAREAGAAMAGDGAEEEDEAGEIPPQPNGLLPGKEAKRGSPLAGADAGALPEAQAMLLSPDSGVARAAIRLSWRRLLVLAVFSLYSLVNAFQWIQYSILSSVFVHFYGASYNRVNWLSMVYMAAYVPLILPATWLLDTRGLRLTALLGAGLNCLGAWLKCASVRPDLYPLTLLGQTVCAVAQVFILGLPSRIAAVWFGPKEVSTACAVAVLGNQLGTAIGFLLPPILVPNTVDDTALMGHNISIMFYGTAAVSTLLFLVTLVGMMTGAFYSVSTLLNQMIVTYYVGEEVNAGRIGLTLVVAGMVGSIICGLWLDYTKTYRQTTLIVYILSFVGMIIFTFTLDIGHLVIVFVTGGVLGFFMTGYLPLGFEFAVEITYPESEGTSSGLLNASAQIFGIFFTLVQGKLITNYGPLAGNLFLCTWMLIGIILTALIKSDLRRQIQNSGILNTDVKAVPVESPTECEKYQSESAM; from the exons AtggggggagcggggcggggccgcGCCGCGCGTGCGCGCGCGGCCGAAGCAGGGAGTCTCCACGCCGCGCCTCTGTCGCCTCCTTCCGAgcaaggcggcggcggcggcggcggggctgcgCGAGCGGTGCAGCGGGCGCGAGAAGCTGGCGCGGCCATGGCCGGGGACGGGGCGGAGGAGGAAGATGAGGCGGGGGAAATTCCCCCGCAGCCCAACGGGCTCCTCCCGGGGAAGGAGGCCAAGCGCGGCAGCCCCTTGGCCGGGGCGGATGCTGGGGCGCTCCCGGAGGCGCAGGCCATGCTGCTTTCCCCGGACTCGGGCGTGGCGCGGGCGGCCATTCGGCTCTCCTGGCGCAGGCTGCTCGTGCTGGCCGTGTTCAGCCTCTACTCGCTGGTGAACGCCTTCCAGTGGATCCAGTACAGCATCCTGAGCAGCGTCTTCGTGCACTTCTACGGCGCCTCCTACAACCGCGTGAACTGGCTCTCCATGGTCTACATGGCGGCCTACGTGCCGCTCATCCTGCCGGCCACCTGGCTGCTGGACACCCGCGGCCTGCGCCTCACCGCCCTGCTGGGCGCCGGCCTCAACTGCTTGGGCGCCTGGCTGAAGTGTGCCAGCGTCCGGCCGGACCTCTACCCGCTCACCCTGCTGGGCCAGACCGTGTGCGCGGTGGCCCAGGTCTTCATCCTGGGGCTGCCCTCCCGCATCGCCGCTGTCTGGTTTGGGCCCAAGGAGGTGTCCACTGCCTGCGCCGTGGCCGTGCTGGGCAACCAG cTTGGCACGGCAATTGGCTTCTTGTTACCACCAATTCTGGTTCCAAACACAGTTGATGATACTGCTTTAATGGGGCATAATATCAGCATCATGTTCTATGGAACAGCAGCAGTATCCACACTTTTATTCTTAGTAACATTAGTTG GTATGATGACTGGGGCATTTTATTCTGTCTCCACATTATTGAACCAAATGATAGTAACATATTATGTG GGAGAAGAAGTGAATGCTGGGAGGATTGGCTTGACACTGGTGGTAGCAGGAATGGTGGGTTCCATTATTTGTGGTTTGTGGCTGGATTACACCAAAACATACAG ACAGACTACTTTAATTGTTTACATTCTCTCATTTGTTGGAATGATCATATTTACTTTCACCCTGGACATTGGACACCTTGTAATAGTGTTTGTGACTGGAGGAGTGCTTGG cttctTCATGACGGGTTATCTCCCACTTGGCTTTGAGTTTGCTGTGGAAATTACATACCCAGAGTCTGAAGGCACTTCATCAGGACTCCTTAATGCTTCAGCACAG ATATTTGGGATTTTCTTTACGCTGGTTCAAGGAAAGCTCATAACAAATTATGGCCCTCTTGCAGGAAACCTTTTCCTCTGTACTTGGATGTTAATAGGCATTATTTTAACAG ccTTAATCAAATCAGATTTGCGGAGACAGATTCAAAATTCTGGGATTTTGAACACAGACGTTAAAGCT GTACCAGTTGAGAGTCCTACAGAATGTGAAAAATACCAGTCAGAATCAGCCATGTGA